The Candidatus Binataceae bacterium genome has a window encoding:
- the coxB gene encoding cytochrome c oxidase subunit II, which yields MLEHLWFPHDISTFGPQIDWLFILIFWITVVVWALVMIAMVTFMVRYRHRPGRKAEYIEGNPRLEIFWTTATAVILIALALMSKSTWAEIKEHGPPGQVFYQVAGKQFNWEITYPGPDGKFGPKAVTVENEMHVPINQVVRIELTSKDVIHSFFVPNLRLKQDAVPGRTIHVWFQAREPGSYAIPCAELCGFGHSGMQGTLTVESEADFQKWLKDQYANQQ from the coding sequence ATGCTCGAACACTTGTGGTTCCCGCACGATATCTCAACTTTTGGGCCGCAAATCGACTGGTTATTCATCCTCATCTTCTGGATCACGGTTGTCGTCTGGGCGCTGGTCATGATCGCGATGGTGACCTTCATGGTCCGCTACCGCCATCGTCCCGGGCGCAAGGCCGAATACATCGAAGGCAACCCGCGCCTGGAGATCTTCTGGACCACGGCGACTGCCGTGATCCTGATAGCGCTGGCCCTGATGAGCAAGTCGACCTGGGCGGAAATCAAGGAACATGGTCCGCCGGGCCAGGTTTTCTATCAGGTCGCAGGCAAGCAATTTAACTGGGAGATCACCTACCCTGGTCCCGACGGCAAGTTCGGCCCCAAAGCCGTCACCGTCGAGAACGAGATGCACGTGCCGATAAATCAGGTCGTCCGGATCGAGCTCACCTCGAAGGACGTAATCCACAGCTTCTTCGTACCTAACTTGCGCCTTAAGCAGGACGCGGTTCCGGGACGCACCATTCACGTCTGGTTTCAGGCCAGGGAACCGGGGAGCTACGCAATTCCGTGCGCCGAGCTGTGCGGCTTCGGCCATTCGGGAATGCAAGGCACGCTCACGGTCGAGTCCGAGGCCGATTTCCAGAAGTGGCTCAAGGACCAGTACGCCAATCAACAATAG